One Cellulomonas soli DNA window includes the following coding sequences:
- a CDS encoding 5-(carboxyamino)imidazole ribonucleotide synthase, whose product MAAPVVAVVGGGQLARMMTPAATALGIHLRVLVEDSSSSAAQVVVDAPVGSASDEEAILALVEGADVLTFEHEHVPNALLDRLVAAGVAVRPDAAALVHAQDKIVMRSHLDAIGVPIPRWRPLTAREELDDFLAQVGGAAVVKTARGGYDGKGVRVVRASHEVADWLDAMASGAGVPLLVEEKVPFTRELAVLVARRPSGEVRTWPVVESVQQDGVCAEVVAPAPDLHAGTQAEALEVATRIAEGLGVTGVLAVEMFEVPAPDGGDPRVLVNELAMRPHNSGHWTLDGAVTSQFEQHLRAVLDLPLGDTSPLATWTVMANVLGSSLPDPTDALAEVVGRDPQAKVHLYGKQVRPGRKLGHVNVSGTDLADVRARARAAAALLRGERNG is encoded by the coding sequence GTGGCAGCACCCGTGGTGGCAGTGGTCGGTGGCGGACAGCTCGCGCGCATGATGACCCCCGCGGCGACCGCGCTGGGCATCCACCTGCGCGTCCTCGTGGAGGACTCGTCGTCGTCGGCGGCGCAGGTCGTGGTCGACGCCCCGGTTGGCTCCGCGTCCGACGAGGAGGCGATCCTCGCGCTCGTCGAGGGTGCGGACGTGCTCACCTTCGAGCACGAGCACGTGCCGAACGCGCTGCTCGACCGGCTCGTCGCCGCGGGCGTCGCGGTGCGGCCCGACGCAGCGGCGCTCGTGCACGCGCAGGACAAGATCGTCATGCGCAGCCACCTGGACGCGATCGGCGTCCCGATCCCCCGCTGGCGTCCGCTGACCGCGCGCGAGGAGCTCGACGACTTCCTCGCCCAGGTCGGTGGCGCAGCGGTGGTCAAGACAGCCCGCGGCGGCTACGACGGCAAGGGTGTGCGGGTCGTGCGGGCCTCGCACGAGGTCGCCGACTGGCTCGACGCCATGGCCTCGGGCGCGGGCGTCCCCCTCCTGGTCGAGGAGAAGGTGCCCTTCACCCGGGAGCTCGCGGTGCTCGTCGCACGCCGGCCGTCCGGAGAGGTGCGCACCTGGCCCGTGGTGGAGTCCGTGCAGCAGGACGGCGTCTGCGCCGAGGTCGTGGCCCCCGCCCCCGACCTGCACGCGGGCACGCAGGCCGAGGCGCTCGAGGTCGCCACCCGGATCGCCGAGGGGCTCGGGGTCACGGGCGTGCTCGCCGTCGAGATGTTCGAGGTGCCGGCCCCGGACGGCGGTGACCCGCGCGTGCTCGTCAACGAGCTCGCGATGCGACCGCACAACTCGGGCCACTGGACCCTCGACGGTGCGGTGACCAGCCAGTTCGAGCAGCACCTGCGCGCGGTCCTCGACCTGCCGCTGGGCGACACCTCGCCCTTGGCCACGTGGACCGTCATGGCGAACGTGCTGGGCTCCTCGCTCCCGGACCCGACCGATGCCCTCGCCGAGGTGGTCGGCCGCGACCCGCAGGCCAAGGTGCACCTCTACGGCAAGCAGGTGCGGCCCGGACGCAAGCTCGGCCACGTCAACGTCAGCGGCACCGACCTGGCCGACGTGCGTGCCCGCGCCCGTGCCGCGGCCGCCCTGCTTCGCGGTGAGCGGAACGGCTGA
- a CDS encoding LCP family protein: MLVLVALIAWPVGLVMWANGLVQHTSALSGAPDTPGTTYLLTGSDSRADGAIGDDETEGARTDTILVLHVPESGPTALISLPRDTLVDVPDNGQAKLNAAFSWGQAPLLVRTVEGLTGLTIDHYAEIGMAGVEQVVDAVGGVDLCYDADVNDADSGMVWTAGCHQTAGAQALAFARMRKSDPEGDIGRAKRQRELISAVTGAVSPTQLALHPGQQVSLIRAGTGALTLDDDSDILDLARLALAFKAANGPDGITGTPPIASMDYRPGNNLGSTVLLDPDLTPAFFAAIADGSLPAGPVGGVPGS; the protein is encoded by the coding sequence TGCTCGTCCTCGTCGCCCTGATCGCCTGGCCCGTCGGGCTCGTCATGTGGGCGAACGGGCTCGTGCAGCACACCTCGGCCTTGTCGGGCGCGCCCGACACCCCGGGCACCACCTACCTGCTCACGGGTTCGGACTCACGGGCCGACGGGGCGATCGGGGACGACGAGACCGAGGGCGCCCGCACCGACACGATCCTGGTGCTGCACGTGCCCGAGAGCGGGCCGACCGCCCTGATCTCGCTCCCCCGCGACACGCTCGTCGACGTGCCGGACAACGGCCAGGCCAAGCTGAACGCAGCGTTCTCGTGGGGACAGGCTCCCCTGCTCGTCCGGACGGTCGAGGGCCTGACCGGACTGACGATCGACCACTACGCCGAGATCGGCATGGCGGGCGTCGAGCAGGTGGTCGACGCCGTGGGCGGCGTCGACCTGTGCTATGACGCGGACGTCAACGATGCCGACTCCGGCATGGTGTGGACGGCCGGCTGCCACCAGACGGCCGGCGCCCAGGCGCTCGCGTTCGCTCGCATGCGCAAGTCCGACCCGGAGGGCGACATCGGGCGGGCGAAGCGGCAGCGCGAGCTCATCAGCGCCGTCACCGGTGCGGTCTCCCCCACGCAGCTCGCCCTGCACCCGGGGCAGCAGGTCTCGCTCATCCGTGCGGGCACCGGTGCGCTCACCCTCGACGACGACAGCGACATCCTCGACCTCGCCCGGCTCGCCCTGGCGTTCAAGGCGGCGAACGGCCCGGACGGGATCACTGGGACGCCGCCGATCGCGAGCATGGACTACCGGCCCGGCAACAACCTGGGTTCGACCGTGCTCCTCGACCCCGACCTGACCCCGGCGTTCTTCGCCGCGATCGCCGACGGCTCGCTGCCTGCCGGCCCGGTGGGCGGTGTCCCCGGGTCCTGA
- a CDS encoding GtrA family protein: MSRTDATVAAVVPDAGPRAVPSWLPARVPVAWWARALELSRFLSVGAVAFVVDLGLFNLLRFGPAGLLEHKPLTAKVLSVVAATLVSWVGNRWWTFADQRSGRQGRELVVFAAVNLVGMVVPVLTLAFSHYVLDLTTALADNAATVTGIVLATALRYVGYRRWVFTG, translated from the coding sequence GTGAGCCGGACCGACGCCACCGTCGCCGCCGTCGTCCCCGACGCCGGTCCACGCGCGGTGCCGTCGTGGCTGCCTGCACGGGTCCCCGTCGCCTGGTGGGCGCGCGCACTCGAGCTCAGCCGGTTCCTGTCGGTCGGCGCCGTCGCGTTCGTCGTGGACCTCGGGCTGTTCAACCTGCTGCGCTTCGGGCCCGCCGGTCTCCTCGAGCACAAGCCGCTGACGGCGAAGGTCCTCTCGGTCGTGGCCGCGACCCTCGTGTCCTGGGTGGGCAACAGGTGGTGGACGTTCGCGGATCAGCGCTCGGGTCGCCAGGGACGTGAGCTCGTGGTGTTCGCGGCCGTCAACCTCGTGGGCATGGTCGTCCCTGTGCTCACGCTCGCGTTCTCGCACTACGTGCTCGACCTGACCACCGCGCTCGCCGACAACGCCGCGACGGTGACCGGCATCGTGCTGGCCACGGCGCTGCGCTACGTCGGCTACCGTCGCTGGGTCTTCACGGGCTGA
- the manA gene encoding mannose-6-phosphate isomerase, class I, with amino-acid sequence MYRLSHVIQHYAWGSTTAIPDVLGLVPDGLPVAEAWFGAHASAPATVLTEHGNVPLDQLLVADPVRHLGSGVTQRFGEQLPYLLKLISAETPLSLQVHPAAQRAREGFAREDAAGIPRSAPHRSYRDANHKPELVYALTRFDAMVGFRAPRRAAELLDDLDTPLAADLAGLLMADATSSGVRAAFEWLLDPRTRPGAAEVQAFAEACARRLAAGSPSPRTDRTVMRLAASHPGDAGAVTSVLLNPVTLEPGEALFVPAGSVHAYLHGLGVEIMANSDNVLRAGLTGKHVDVVELLANLDCAAAPPIRIAPERVFTSTEIFYAPVDDFELSFTRLNDGGTIRVPGRGPRIVLCLEGEVEIASREDGVLMLARGQAAFVSSADGPLTARGDGQIVQADVP; translated from the coding sequence GTGTACCGCCTTTCGCACGTGATCCAGCACTACGCCTGGGGCTCGACCACCGCGATCCCGGACGTCCTGGGGCTCGTGCCGGACGGGCTGCCGGTCGCCGAGGCGTGGTTCGGCGCGCACGCCAGCGCTCCTGCGACGGTGCTCACGGAGCACGGGAACGTCCCGCTCGACCAGCTGCTCGTCGCGGACCCGGTCCGCCACCTCGGCAGCGGCGTCACCCAGCGGTTCGGCGAGCAGCTGCCGTACCTGCTCAAGCTCATCTCGGCGGAGACACCGCTGTCGCTGCAGGTGCACCCGGCGGCGCAGCGCGCTCGGGAGGGGTTCGCGCGCGAGGACGCCGCGGGCATCCCGCGCTCGGCCCCGCACCGCTCCTACCGGGACGCCAACCACAAGCCCGAGCTGGTGTACGCGCTGACGCGGTTCGACGCGATGGTCGGGTTCCGCGCACCCCGGCGGGCGGCCGAGCTGCTGGACGACCTCGACACCCCGCTGGCCGCGGACCTGGCGGGCCTGCTCATGGCGGACGCCACCTCGTCCGGGGTCCGTGCGGCCTTCGAGTGGCTGCTCGACCCGCGCACGCGGCCGGGTGCCGCCGAGGTGCAGGCGTTCGCGGAGGCGTGCGCGCGTCGGCTCGCGGCCGGTTCGCCCTCACCCAGGACGGACCGCACGGTCATGCGTCTGGCTGCCAGCCACCCGGGCGACGCGGGTGCGGTGACGTCGGTGCTCCTCAACCCGGTCACGCTCGAGCCCGGGGAGGCGCTGTTCGTCCCTGCAGGGTCCGTGCACGCCTACCTGCACGGTCTCGGGGTCGAGATCATGGCGAACTCCGACAACGTGCTGCGGGCCGGGCTCACCGGCAAGCACGTCGACGTGGTGGAGCTGCTGGCGAACCTCGACTGCGCTGCCGCGCCGCCGATCCGTATCGCCCCGGAGCGCGTGTTCACCTCGACAGAGATCTTCTACGCGCCGGTCGACGACTTCGAGCTGTCGTTCACCCGGCTGAACGACGGGGGCACGATCAGGGTCCCCGGCCGTGGTCCGCGGATCGTGCTGTGCCTGGAGGGCGAGGTCGAGATCGCGTCCCGGGAGGACGGCGTCCTCATGCTCGCCCGCGGCCAGGCCGCGTTCGTGTCCTCGGCCGACGGACCGCTGACCGCCCGCGGGGACGGTCAGATCGTCCAGGCGGACGTCCCCTGA
- the purE gene encoding 5-(carboxyamino)imidazole ribonucleotide mutase, with the protein MAGQALVGIVMGSDSDWPVMQAAAQALAEFDVPIEVDVVSAHRQPDKMVEYGRTAADRGLRVVVAGAGGAAHLPGMLASVTTLPVVGVPVPLAYLDGMDSLLSIVQMPAGVPVATVSVGGARNAGLLAVRILAAGTDPLAARLRVAMGEFQEGLRVQADAKGERLRALAGGGRATTGFTARA; encoded by the coding sequence ATGGCAGGTCAGGCCCTCGTCGGCATCGTCATGGGGTCGGACTCCGACTGGCCCGTCATGCAGGCGGCGGCGCAGGCGCTCGCCGAGTTCGACGTCCCGATCGAGGTCGATGTCGTCTCCGCGCACCGGCAGCCGGACAAGATGGTCGAGTACGGGCGCACCGCGGCCGACCGGGGCCTGCGTGTGGTCGTCGCGGGGGCCGGCGGGGCCGCTCACCTGCCCGGGATGCTCGCCTCGGTCACCACGCTGCCGGTGGTCGGCGTCCCCGTGCCGCTGGCGTACCTGGACGGCATGGACTCGCTGCTGTCGATCGTGCAGATGCCGGCCGGTGTCCCCGTCGCGACGGTCTCGGTCGGCGGTGCGCGCAATGCCGGTCTGCTCGCGGTGCGCATCCTCGCAGCAGGCACCGACCCGCTGGCCGCACGCCTGCGGGTGGCCATGGGCGAGTTCCAGGAAGGTCTGCGGGTGCAGGCCGATGCCAAGGGTGAGCGGCTACGGGCCCTGGCGGGCGGCGGCCGGGCGACGACGGGTTTCACCGCCCGGGCCTGA